The nucleotide window CTGGTGCAGCGCTGCCGCCAGGCCAAGGAGCTGCTGCTGGCCGAAGGCGCACCCGCGCACACCACCATCACGCTGCTGGGCGGCGGCTCGCGCCTGCTGGCGCAAACCCGCTCGGCCCCGCTCACGCAGGCCGACGTGCACGCCTGGGTGGTGGAAGGCTTCCTGCCGCCCGCGCAGCCCGGCGACGCCCCCACGCGCCGCCAGGGCGCGCTGCGCGGCCTGGGCCTGCCCTACCCGGCCGACGCCGCCATCACGCGCCACCTGGCGCAGTTCCTGGCGCAGCACGCGGGCGGCGAATGGCCCGACACCGTGCTGCTCAACGGCGGCGTGTTCCACGCCCACGCACTGGCCGAGCGGCTGACCGGCCAACTGGCGCAATGGCGCGGCGCGCCCGTGCGCGTGCTGCACAACCCCCACCCCGACTGGGCCGTGGCACGCGGCGCGGCCGCCCATGGGCTGGCGCAATACAAGGAAAAAACGGCTCTAGCCCAGGAGGGACAAGCGCCAGCAACTCCCAAAACCATAGTGCCGCGCATCGGCGGCGGCTCCGCGCGCAGCTACTGGCTGGTGCTGCCCGGCCCCCAGGGCGGCGCACGCCAGGCCCTGTGCCTGCTGCCGCGCGGCACCGAGGAAGGCGTGCGCCTGGTGCTGTCCGGGCGCCGCTTCGCGCTGCGGCTCGGCCAGGCCGTGCGCTTCGACCTGGTGGCGCGCAGCCAGGGCCAGGCCCAGGCCGGGCAGATCGCCGCGCTCGAAGGCGAGGGCTGGACCGAGCTGCCCCCCCTGGCCACCGTGCTGCCCGCGCCCGAGGGCCGGGCCACCGCGCAGGTGGAAGTGCAACTGCAGGCCTGCATGGGCGAGGTCGGCACGCTGGAGGTGCGCTGCGTGGCCGCCCACGATCCGGCGCACGCCTGGCTGCTGCCCTTCGCCGTGCGCGGCGCCATGGCGCATGACGCTTCTGAATCCATAGCTGCCAGCGCAGACCCTGCAAGCGCTGGCGCCGAAAAACGCCTGCAAGCAGCGCTGGCGCTGGCCGAGCGCATCTTCGGCCACCAGGCCCAGGAGGTGGCGCCGAAAGACGTGCGCCAGTTGCGCACCGCGCTGGAGCGCCAGATCGGCCCGCGCGAGGACTGGGACGTGGCCACCTTGCGCACCCTGTTCGACGCGCTGCTGGCGCGCGCCAAGCGCCGCCGCCGCACGCCCGAGCATGAGCGCGTGTGGCTCAACCTGGCGGGATGGTGCCTGCGCCCCGGCGTGGGCGCGCAGCTCGACGCCTGGCGCATCGGCCAGGTGTGGCAGCTCTACCCGCAGGGCCTGGGCCACGCGCAGGACAGCGCCAACTGGACCGAATGGTGGGTGTTCTGGCGCCGCGTGGCCGCCGGCCTGGACGAGACCCAGCAAATGGAGGTGCTCGAAGCCGTGGCCGGCTGCATGCAGAAAACCGTGCAGCGCGCCAGCGCCAAGGGCGCCAAGGCGCCCTGGGGCAGCTACGACGACATGCTGCGCCTGTTCGCCGCCATGGAGGCCGTGCCCTGGCAGTACCGCCAGGAGATGGGCCAGTGGATGCTGCAGCGCCTGCGCCGCCCGGACGAACCGGCGCACACCTGGTGGGCCATCGGCCGCCTGGCGGCGCGCCAGCCGCTGGCCGCCAACGCGCACCGCGTGATGCCGCCCGAGGCGGCGCAGGAATTCCTCGACGCCACGCTGGCGCAGGACTGGCGCAAGAACGAACACGCCATGTTCGCCGCCGTGCAGATCGCGCGCATGACGGGCGAGCGCACGCTCGACCTGCCCGGCGCCGCGCGCGCCGCGGTGCTCGGCAAGCTGCGCGCCAGCGGCGCGCCGCAGCGCTGGGTCGACCAGGTGGAGCAGGTGCAGGAAATGAGCCGCGAGGACCGCCAGCGCAGCCTGGGCGACAGCCTGCCGCCGGGGCTGGTGCTGGTGGGGTAGCCGCCCGGCCCGGGCTCAATACCCGTGCTGCTCCCGGAACGCCCGCGCCTGGCCGAAGTGCCCACAGCCGATGAACGGCACCGGCGGGCGCAGCGCCGACAGCGGCGAGGGGTGGTTGGCCGTGAGCACCAGGTGCCCCCGGTCACGCGGGATCAGCGCGCGCTTGGACTGCGCGTGGCTGCCCCAGAGCATGAAGACCACGGGCCGCGGCCCCTCGGCCACGGCGCGGATCACGGCGTCGGTGAGCAGCTCCCAGCCCTGGCCGGCGTGGCTGGCGGGCTGGCCCTCCTCCACGGTCAGGCAGGTGTTGAGCAGCAGCACGCCGTTCGTGGCCCATTTCACCAGGCTGCCGCCGGGCTGCGGAAACGGCGGGAAGGGCACGCCCAGGTCGCGCTGCATTTCCTTGAAGATGTTCTGCAGCGATGGCGGCAGGCGCACGCCCGGCGCCACGGAGAACGCCAGCCCCTCGGCCTGCCCCCGGCCGTGGTACGGGTCCTGCCCCAGGATCACCACGCGCACCTTGTCGGGCGGCGTGAGCTGCAGCGCGCGCAGCGGCTGCGGCGGGAAGATGGCGGCGCCCGCCTGCAGGCGCTGGTGCAGGAAGTCCAGCAGCGCCTGCCCGCGCGGGCTGGCGAAGAAGCCGTCCACCTGCGGCTGCCAGCCGGGCGCGACGGGCCACCCGGCAGGATCGGCGCTTTGCAACTGGGTCGGGTTCTCATGCATCGAATAGGCCTCCAAGGCGCTTGCATCATGCGCAAGCAGCTATTTTTACGATAGCGCACCCGTGCCATCGTCGGCACGGTTGCGGCCGCGCTGCTTGGCGCGGTACAGGTGGGCGTCGGCCTGCGCCAGCAGCGCCTCGGGGGTGGAGTCGCCGTCGGGCACCTGGCTGGCCACGCCGGCGCTGATGGTGACCACGCTGGCCACCAGCGAGCCCTTGTGCTCGAGCCCCAGGGCCTGCACGGCGCGGCACAGCGCCTGCGCCTTGTGCCGGGCCCCGGCCAGGTCGCACTCGGGCAGCAGGCAGACGAACTCCTCGCCGCCGTAGCGCGCCACCAGGTCGTGCGGGCGGGCCAGGCCCGTGCGCAGCGCCGTGGCCACGGCCTTCAGGGCCTCGTCGCCCTGCTGGTGGCCGTAGCGGTCGTTGTAGAGCTTGAAGTGGTCGATGTCGAGCATGACCAGGGCCAGCGGCTTGCCGCTGCGGCGGCAGCGGCGCCACTCGGCCTGCAGCGTCGTGTCGAAATGGCGGCGGTTGGCCAGGCCGGTCAGCCCGTCCATGTAGGCCAGCTTGCGCAGCGCCTCGCTTTGCGCCTGCTGCTCGGTGCGGTCGACGAAGGTGGCCAGGAAGTGCTTGCCGAAGACCAGGCCGCCGATGGCCATGGTGCGCAGCGTGCCGTCGCGCGCGACGATGCGGTAGTCGCGCACCGGGATTTCGCCGCCGCCCTGGGCGGCCAGGGCCATGGCCTCCTTCCAGGTGCTGCCCACGACGCGGCGGTAGTCGTCCTCGGGGTAGGCGCGCAGCGTCCATTCGTGCAGCGTGGGCGTTTCGGCCTCGGTATGGCCGAAGTCTTCGAGGAAGCGCCGGTTGCGGAAGTAGATGCGGTGCGCCTCGTCGACCATGCACAGGCCGATGGGCATGTCGTTCATCAGGTGGCGCAGCACGCGCTCGGTCTCCTGCAGCTTCAGGGCCTGCTGCGTGGCGTCGGTGACGTCGCTGTAGGTGCCGACGAGCCGCGCCGGGCGGCCCTGCGCGTCGTGCGCGATGGTGCGGCCCCGGTCATGGATCCAGCGGTAGCTGCCGTCCTTGCAGCGCACGCGGTGCGTGCTTTCGTAGAACGGGGCCGCGCCGTCCAGGTGGCGCTGCAGGGCGGCCTGCACGCGGGCGCCGTCGCTGGGGTGCAGGCGGGAGGTCCATTCGTCGAGGCGGCCTTCCAGGTCGCCATCGGCATAGCCCAGCATGGCTTTCCACACGGGCGAGAAATACACGCGGCCACTGGCCACGTCCCAGTCCCACACGCCCTGGTTGGTGGCCTGCAGCACAGCCAGCCAGCGCGCCTGCGCGTAGCGCCAGGCCTCCACGCGCCGGCGCTGCAGCAGGTGCAGCCCCGCAGCGGCGGCCAGCCCCAGCAGCACCCAGGCGCCCCCCAGGCCCCAGGCGACGGTGCGCCAGCCAGAGAAGATGGCCTGCCAGTCGCGCCCCGCGGCGACCACCAGCGCCTTGTCCATGTGCAGGCCGGGCGGCTGGATGGTGTGGATGGCGATGAGGCGCTGCGCGCCGCCCGGCTGCGTCACGCCCCGGTACACGCCCGCCGTCTGGCCGCGCGCGCGGTGCTGCATGAACACCGTGCCGGGCTGCGCCAGGTCGGCGCCAGGCGGCTCGGGATGCTCGGCCATCATCAGGAAGCGCAACCCATCGCCATGCGCCAGCCCGGCCAGCATGTCGGGCGCGTAGCGCACCGATTCGAGCAGGGTGGTGAATTCCTCGGGGTCGAGCGTCGCCGTCACCACGCCGCCAAAGGCGCCCGTGGCGTCCAGGACGGGGCGTGCCAGGATGATGGCCCACACCCCCAGCTCGGTGCGGAACGGCGGGCTGACCACCAGGGTGTCGGCTGCGGCCGCGCGCGCGGCCTGGAAATAGGCGCGCGCCGCGAAGTTCTTGCCCACCAGCGCGGTGCGGTTGACGGCGCGCGCCGTGCCCTGGGCATCGAGCCACGCCAGCGTGCGCACGCCGGTCATGGCATCGCTGAAAGCGGCCAGGCGCTCGTTGAGCCGCTGCGGATCCACCGTGGGAGTGCCTTGCAGGTCGCGCGCCAGCGTGGCCAGGACCTGGCTCACCGCGTCGAGCTGGCGCGCCAGGTTGGCGTGAACGATGCGCGCCTGGTGCGCCAGGCGCAGGCGTTCGCGCGCCTCGATGTCCTGGCGTTCCAGCCACAGGCCGCCGGCCAGCAGCACGCCCAGCGCGAGCCAGCCCAGCGCCAGCGCGTACCAGGCGCGGCGCAGCAGCGTAGCGGGAGGGCGCTGGTGCGCGGGCAAGCCAGCCTCCGTGCGCGCGCTCAGCCGAACAGCCGCGCCAGCGCCAGGCCGGGGTCGTCGGCGCGCATGAAGGCTTCGCCCACCAGGAAGGCGTGGATGCCCGCGTCGCGCAGCGTCTTCACGTCGGCGGGCGCGAGGATGCCCGACTCGGTGACCAGCAGCCGGTCTGCCGGAACGCTTTTTTGCAGGTCCAGCGTGGTCTGCAGCGTGACTTCGAAGGTGCGCAGGTTGCGGTTGTTGATGCCGACCAGCGGCGTCTTGAGCGCGAGCGCGCGCTCCAGCTCGGCGCCGTCGTGCACCTCCACCAGCACGGCCATGTCCAGGCCATGGGCGATGGCTTCGAGGTCGCGCATCTGCGCGTCGTCGAGGCAGGCCGCGA belongs to Acidovorax sp. YS12 and includes:
- a CDS encoding hsp70 family protein, which produces MTTAPTPHPATARYAVGIDLGTSHTVVACAPLHGGPGDIALLPIPQRTTASEVQALPLLPSVRYQAAPGELGEAWRQPWPPLGASDAAPAITGRWARELGASVPGRLVASAKSWLSHPGVDRGAPILPWGAPEDVARISPLDASAATLAHVRAAWDLAHPEAPLARQAVVLTVPASFDEGARALTLEAAQRAGLPPVQLLEEPKAAFHDWLVLQGDALAAQLAHSRLVLVADVGGGTTDLTLIRVAPGTGGALPTLTRVAVGEHLMLGGDNMDLALAHRLEPQFAGAGQRLAPGRFAQLVQRCRQAKELLLAEGAPAHTTITLLGGGSRLLAQTRSAPLTQADVHAWVVEGFLPPAQPGDAPTRRQGALRGLGLPYPADAAITRHLAQFLAQHAGGEWPDTVLLNGGVFHAHALAERLTGQLAQWRGAPVRVLHNPHPDWAVARGAAAHGLAQYKEKTALAQEGQAPATPKTIVPRIGGGSARSYWLVLPGPQGGARQALCLLPRGTEEGVRLVLSGRRFALRLGQAVRFDLVARSQGQAQAGQIAALEGEGWTELPPLATVLPAPEGRATAQVEVQLQACMGEVGTLEVRCVAAHDPAHAWLLPFAVRGAMAHDASESIAASADPASAGAEKRLQAALALAERIFGHQAQEVAPKDVRQLRTALERQIGPREDWDVATLRTLFDALLARAKRRRRTPEHERVWLNLAGWCLRPGVGAQLDAWRIGQVWQLYPQGLGHAQDSANWTEWWVFWRRVAAGLDETQQMEVLEAVAGCMQKTVQRASAKGAKAPWGSYDDMLRLFAAMEAVPWQYRQEMGQWMLQRLRRPDEPAHTWWAIGRLAARQPLAANAHRVMPPEAAQEFLDATLAQDWRKNEHAMFAAVQIARMTGERTLDLPGAARAAVLGKLRASGAPQRWVDQVEQVQEMSREDRQRSLGDSLPPGLVLVG
- a CDS encoding diguanylate cyclase; this translates as MPAHQRPPATLLRRAWYALALGWLALGVLLAGGLWLERQDIEARERLRLAHQARIVHANLARQLDAVSQVLATLARDLQGTPTVDPQRLNERLAAFSDAMTGVRTLAWLDAQGTARAVNRTALVGKNFAARAYFQAARAAAADTLVVSPPFRTELGVWAIILARPVLDATGAFGGVVTATLDPEEFTTLLESVRYAPDMLAGLAHGDGLRFLMMAEHPEPPGADLAQPGTVFMQHRARGQTAGVYRGVTQPGGAQRLIAIHTIQPPGLHMDKALVVAAGRDWQAIFSGWRTVAWGLGGAWVLLGLAAAAGLHLLQRRRVEAWRYAQARWLAVLQATNQGVWDWDVASGRVYFSPVWKAMLGYADGDLEGRLDEWTSRLHPSDGARVQAALQRHLDGAAPFYESTHRVRCKDGSYRWIHDRGRTIAHDAQGRPARLVGTYSDVTDATQQALKLQETERVLRHLMNDMPIGLCMVDEAHRIYFRNRRFLEDFGHTEAETPTLHEWTLRAYPEDDYRRVVGSTWKEAMALAAQGGGEIPVRDYRIVARDGTLRTMAIGGLVFGKHFLATFVDRTEQQAQSEALRKLAYMDGLTGLANRRHFDTTLQAEWRRCRRSGKPLALVMLDIDHFKLYNDRYGHQQGDEALKAVATALRTGLARPHDLVARYGGEEFVCLLPECDLAGARHKAQALCRAVQALGLEHKGSLVASVVTISAGVASQVPDGDSTPEALLAQADAHLYRAKQRGRNRADDGTGALS
- a CDS encoding uracil-DNA glycosylase; this encodes MHENPTQLQSADPAGWPVAPGWQPQVDGFFASPRGQALLDFLHQRLQAGAAIFPPQPLRALQLTPPDKVRVVILGQDPYHGRGQAEGLAFSVAPGVRLPPSLQNIFKEMQRDLGVPFPPFPQPGGSLVKWATNGVLLLNTCLTVEEGQPASHAGQGWELLTDAVIRAVAEGPRPVVFMLWGSHAQSKRALIPRDRGHLVLTANHPSPLSALRPPVPFIGCGHFGQARAFREQHGY